In Mycolicibacter virginiensis, the DNA window GCGCCCTCCGGCATGGTGTAGGCCGGCACCTGCCAGCCGAAGGTGCGCAACTCGTGGGACACGTCGAACTCGGTGTAGCCGCGCTCGCCGGCCAGCCGGCAGCTCACCACCGGGATCGCCGAACCGTCGCTGATCACCTCGAAATGCTCCGAAGCGGCCAACTGATGCGACAACCAGCGGGCGGTGTCGGACAGGGTCCGCATCACCTCGGTGTAGCCGGCGCGGCCCAGCCTCAGGAAGTTGTAGTACTGGCCGACGACCTGGTTGCCCGGCCGGGAGAAGTTCAGCGTGAACGTCGGCATGTCCCCGCCCAGGTAGTTGACCCGGAACACCAGCTCCTCGGGCAGGTAGTCGGCGCTGCGCCACACCACGAAACCGATGCCCGGATAGGTCAGGCCGTACTTGTGGCCGCTGACGTTGATCGAGACCACCCGCGGCAGCCGGAAATCCCACTTGAGGCCCGGGTGCAAGAACGGCACCACGAATCCGCCGCTGGCGGCGTCCACGTGCACCGGCACGTCCGGCCCTCCGCCGTCGGCCAGATTGTCCAGTGCCGCGCAGATCGCCTCGATGGGTTCGAGCTCGCCGGTGTAGGTGGTGCCCAGGATGCCCACCACCCCGATGGTGTTCTCGTCGACGGCGTCGATCACCTGCTCGGGCGTGATCACGTAGCGGTCCTGGCCCATCGGCAGGTAGCGGGGTTCGACGTCGAAGTAGCGGCAGAACTTCTCCCACACCACCTGGACGTTGGAGCCCATCACCAGGTTCGGAGTGCGACCCTTCCAGTCGTCACCGACCTGCTGGCGCCAGCGCCACTTCATCGCCAGCCCGCCCAGCATCACCGCCTCGCTGGACCCGACGGTGGACACCCCGATCGCGCTGGCGGGGTCGTCGTCGCGCAGGTTCTCGGCGTGGAACAGGTCGGCGACCATGGACACGCAGCGCTGCTCAATGGCCGCGGTGGCCGGGTATTCGTCCTTGTCGATCATGTTCTTGTCGAACGACTCGGCCATCAGCGCCGACGCTTCGGGGTCCATCCAGGTGGTGACGAAGGTGGCCAGATTCAGCCGGGAGCTGCCGTCGAGCATCAGCTCGTCGTGGATGAAGCGGTAGGCGGTCTGCGGGTCCATCGGGTCGTCGGGCAACCGCAGCGCCGGGACCGGCGAGGTGAACATCCGGCCGGTGTAGGCCGGGGCGATGGCA includes these proteins:
- a CDS encoding glutamate decarboxylase, which encodes MTHSHPSVPAHAIAPAYTGRMFTSPVPALRLPDDPMDPQTAYRFIHDELMLDGSSRLNLATFVTTWMDPEASALMAESFDKNMIDKDEYPATAAIEQRCVSMVADLFHAENLRDDDPASAIGVSTVGSSEAVMLGGLAMKWRWRQQVGDDWKGRTPNLVMGSNVQVVWEKFCRYFDVEPRYLPMGQDRYVITPEQVIDAVDENTIGVVGILGTTYTGELEPIEAICAALDNLADGGGPDVPVHVDAASGGFVVPFLHPGLKWDFRLPRVVSINVSGHKYGLTYPGIGFVVWRSADYLPEELVFRVNYLGGDMPTFTLNFSRPGNQVVGQYYNFLRLGRAGYTEVMRTLSDTARWLSHQLAASEHFEVISDGSAIPVVSCRLAGERGYTEFDVSHELRTFGWQVPAYTMPEGAEDVAVLRVVVREGLSADLARALFDDIMKSVTALDRVKPAGHYDDQQHFSH